Proteins from one Ipomoea triloba cultivar NCNSP0323 chromosome 1, ASM357664v1 genomic window:
- the LOC116027534 gene encoding KH domain-containing protein At1g09660/At1g09670 — protein MESKVPPGSFFHFSPAVVRQDPLHRSSPPLTDRERYLTELLAERNKLGPFMGVFPVCNRLLNQEIMHVLGLLSNQIADHERIGHDNLYRSFGQHLNGVLVNMDAWNASIQLEENKLLQKMATFHPTPLDWAVAPGTTTTIVKRVIRLDVPVEKFPNYNFVGRILGPRGNSLKRVEAMTECRIYIRGRGSVKDSIKEEKLKDKPGYEHLQEPLHILVEAEFSEDIINARIDYAVKILEDLLKPVDEPMDQYKKQQLRELAMLNGTLREESPSMSPSMSPSMSPFKATAIKRAKTGI, from the exons ATGGAGAGTAAAGTGCCACCCGGGagtttcttccatttttctcCGGCTGTTGTTCGTCAGGACCCGCTCCACAGGTCTTCGCCGCCTCTCACAGATCGTGAAAG GTATTTGACGGAGTTATTGGCGGAGAGGAATAAGTTGGGACCATTCATGGGAGTATTTCCCGTGTGCAACAGGCTTCTAAATCaag AAATAATGCATGTCCTGGGATTGTTATCCAACCAAATTGCGGATCATGAAAGAATAGGACATGATAATTTGTATAGGTCCTTTGGGCAACACCTAAATGGGGTGCTAGTAAACATGGATGCATGGAATGCTTCCATACAACTAGAG GAAAACAAACTTCTTCAGAAAATGGCCACGTTTCACCCCACACCTTTGGATTGGGCTGTGGCACCCGGAACCACAACTACTATAGTGAAGCGAGTAATCAGACTGGATGTTCCTGTGGAGAAATTCCCGAAT TATAATTTTGTTGGCCGAATTCTTGGACCACGTGGAAACTCCCTAAAAAGGGTTGAGGCCATGACAGAATGCAGGATATACATTAGAGGCCGGGGCTCAGTAAAGGATTCAATCAAG GAGGAGAAACTAAAAGATAAACCTGGGTACGAACACCTTCAAGAACCACTACACATCCTCGTGGAGGCAGAATTTTCCGAGGATATCATAAATGCCCGCATAGATTATGCAGTGAAAATCCTGGAAGACCTTCTAAAGCCTGTG GATGAACCTATGGATCAGTATAAGAAACAACAGCTAAGAGAACTGGCCATGCTCAACGGAACGCTAAGAGAAGAGAGCCCGAGCATGAGTCCAAGCATGAGCCCGAGCATGTCTCCATTTAAAGCAACAGCAATAAAACGAGCCAAGACAGGAATATAA